One Succinivibrio dextrinosolvens DNA window includes the following coding sequences:
- a CDS encoding type IV secretion system protein: MKILLLSLLFITGSASAVELNADGILNSLIDEFVLCVNDSAVPIHKAAMRLFWFLVPMSMVMTGIRCAFNGDMSEFFFSLVTGVLFTGIFFYLLSNDYAIGKSIIDSFVTMVDNGYMGPSELIDLVFNIDRQITNLTTLNVLGLVSKVQIIVCMIVFSMVMFFVILRFVSIYLTAQILCIIGVFVLGFGGLKSTRHFAVNYLKLLISKGLELVTVLIIIKAGCRILNDVIEATRLYEDGMSVLKHSDCMVMIFISLFMYVLSKSLPPVMSSLMYGTNGFENGAGGISLKKYRFLVNRNPGK; this comes from the coding sequence GTGAAAATCTTACTGCTATCCCTCCTTTTTATAACAGGTTCAGCATCCGCTGTTGAACTCAATGCGGATGGAATATTAAATTCTCTGATAGACGAGTTTGTCTTATGTGTGAATGACAGTGCTGTTCCTATTCATAAGGCCGCCATGAGGCTCTTCTGGTTTTTAGTTCCAATGAGTATGGTTATGACCGGTATACGCTGTGCTTTTAACGGCGATATGTCGGAGTTTTTCTTCTCTTTAGTTACAGGAGTTCTATTTACCGGTATTTTCTTCTATCTTCTGAGTAATGACTATGCTATAGGCAAGTCGATAATTGATTCCTTTGTAACCATGGTTGATAACGGTTATATGGGACCGTCAGAGCTTATTGATCTGGTGTTCAACATAGACCGGCAGATCACTAATCTTACCACCTTAAATGTTTTGGGGCTTGTATCTAAGGTCCAGATCATTGTCTGTATGATTGTTTTTTCGATGGTGATGTTTTTTGTAATACTGCGCTTTGTAAGTATTTATCTTACCGCTCAGATTTTATGCATAATCGGAGTGTTTGTCCTTGGCTTTGGAGGTCTTAAATCAACCCGTCATTTTGCGGTGAATTATCTTAAGCTTCTGATCTCAAAAGGCCTTGAACTAGTTACAGTTCTTATCATTATCAAAGCCGGATGCAGGATATTGAACGATGTGATTGAGGCAACCAGACTTTATGAGGATGGTATGAGTGTTTTAAAACATTCTGACTGCATGGTGATGATATTTATCTCTCTGTTTATGTATGTTCTATCCAAATCACTGCCTCCGGTTATGTCTTCGCTGATGTATGGAACCAATGGCTTTGAGAATGGGGCCGGAGGAATTTCCTTAAAGAAATACAGATTTCTTGTTAACAGAAATCCAGGTAAGTAA